In one window of Dokdonia sp. PRO95 DNA:
- a CDS encoding TonB-dependent receptor: MIKKVFSILFLLLFFLFFSDLRSQENNSERISLVAVLKSIETRYDVRFSYVDELVSSIKIPRISTDKSLDDALLLITNYTGFDFNKLNNRFIVLRDLNNPSEIHELDNIYIASLLTSGISKSSSGITIITPKQFGILPGIIEPDVLQTVQALPGIISTNETVSDVNIRGGTNDQNLILWDGIKMYQSGHFFGLISAFNPYLTKQVEIIKNGTSARYGDGVSGVLKIGLEDSISNKKSGSISGNLLHVKGFARLPLTKKATVLLSARRSHTDITDTPTYRSYSDRIFQDTDLEMRNNLPISTTNINFFFYDISAKYIYNISNRDYLSISATTLFNKLEYDENTTATGVFARSGIDQGNSALKINYARKWNAKLKTDINMYASNYNLRARNFNIENNQQLDQENEVLDIGLKLNTQLRLSNNLRWENGYQFTEIGTRNLAQTNNPLFFSNEKNITRTQALFTELSFLSNNKTTQFTAGTRASYLERFKKFIIEPRLRFSQRFLNYFKVSALGEFKNQSVFQIIDQPNDFLGLERRRWVAANNENLPILRSKQASLSLDYTKSKWLFSIEGYVKDVAGISSRSQGFQNQFQFVNATGSYNVIGMDFLARKRFKSFTNWLSYSYSKNNYTFNTLNNGQRFPNNNDIRHSISAGTSYNLERFKLSLGFNWRSGTPFTRPQNQSVLQNNQIVYERPNSSLSDSFLRFDISTIYNFKMLNNHAQIGASIWNLINSDNILNTYYLVDSDNEVQQMTVKSLGFTPNLSFQYNF; the protein is encoded by the coding sequence GTGATTAAGAAAGTTTTCTCAATACTTTTTCTTCTATTATTCTTTTTATTTTTTTCTGATTTACGATCTCAAGAAAATAACAGTGAAAGAATATCTCTGGTTGCTGTTTTAAAAAGCATCGAGACAAGGTATGACGTGAGATTTTCTTATGTAGATGAACTCGTTTCCTCTATTAAAATACCACGCATTTCAACAGATAAAAGTCTTGATGATGCGCTACTTCTTATCACAAACTATACGGGCTTTGATTTTAACAAACTTAATAATCGATTTATTGTTTTAAGGGATCTCAATAATCCTAGCGAAATTCATGAGCTAGATAATATTTACATTGCTTCCTTACTTACTTCTGGAATCTCAAAATCTAGTTCTGGTATCACAATAATAACACCAAAGCAATTTGGCATTCTTCCTGGTATTATAGAACCGGATGTCTTACAAACAGTCCAAGCATTGCCTGGAATTATAAGCACAAACGAGACCGTTTCTGACGTAAATATACGTGGCGGTACAAACGATCAAAATTTAATACTTTGGGACGGTATTAAAATGTACCAATCTGGACATTTCTTTGGTCTTATATCTGCTTTTAATCCTTATTTAACTAAACAAGTTGAAATTATAAAAAATGGCACAAGCGCTCGCTATGGTGACGGTGTATCAGGTGTACTCAAAATAGGTTTAGAAGACAGTATTTCTAACAAGAAAAGCGGTAGCATAAGTGGCAACTTATTGCATGTAAAGGGATTTGCGAGACTACCACTCACAAAAAAAGCAACTGTACTCCTATCTGCTAGAAGATCTCACACAGATATAACTGATACGCCTACATATCGCAGTTATTCAGATCGTATTTTTCAAGATACAGATTTGGAAATGAGAAATAACCTTCCCATTTCTACAACAAATATTAATTTCTTTTTTTACGATATAAGTGCAAAATACATATACAACATAAGCAATCGTGATTACTTAAGTATAAGCGCCACCACGCTGTTTAATAAGCTAGAATATGATGAAAACACTACTGCGACAGGAGTTTTTGCACGCAGTGGCATTGATCAAGGAAATAGTGCTTTAAAAATAAATTATGCAAGAAAGTGGAATGCAAAACTTAAGACTGATATTAATATGTATGCCTCAAACTATAATCTAAGGGCACGTAATTTTAATATAGAAAATAACCAACAACTTGACCAAGAAAACGAAGTTCTAGACATAGGTCTCAAATTAAACACACAGTTAAGGCTAAGTAATAATTTAAGATGGGAAAATGGATATCAATTTACAGAGATAGGAACTAGAAATCTCGCACAAACTAATAATCCGTTATTTTTTAGTAATGAAAAAAACATCACTCGCACACAAGCGCTATTTACAGAGCTTTCTTTTCTCTCAAATAACAAAACCACCCAATTTACTGCAGGCACGAGAGCCAGCTACCTAGAACGTTTTAAGAAGTTTATTATAGAGCCTAGACTACGTTTTAGTCAGCGGTTTTTAAATTACTTTAAGGTAAGTGCTCTAGGTGAGTTTAAAAACCAATCTGTATTCCAAATTATAGATCAACCCAATGATTTTTTAGGACTTGAACGAAGAAGATGGGTTGCAGCAAATAATGAAAATCTACCCATTTTAAGAAGTAAACAAGCCTCACTAAGTCTTGATTACACTAAAAGTAAATGGTTATTTAGTATAGAAGGTTATGTAAAAGATGTCGCGGGCATTAGCTCGAGAAGTCAAGGATTTCAAAATCAATTTCAATTTGTAAATGCTACAGGATCCTATAATGTTATAGGCATGGATTTTCTTGCCAGAAAAAGATTTAAATCCTTTACCAACTGGCTAAGTTATTCTTATTCAAAAAACAACTACACTTTTAATACTTTAAACAACGGTCAAAGATTTCCAAATAACAATGATATAAGACATTCTATAAGCGCTGGAACTTCATATAATCTTGAGCGTTTTAAACTTTCACTAGGATTTAATTGGCGTTCTGGCACACCATTTACACGCCCACAAAATCAAAGTGTTCTACAGAATAATCAGATTGTTTATGAGAGACCTAACTCTTCATTATCAGATAGCTTTCTGAGGTTTGACATCTCTACCATATACAATTTCAAAATGCTTAATAATCATGCTCAAATAGGCGCATCTATCTGGAATCTGATTAATAGCGACAATATCCTTAACACCTATTATCTAGTTGATAGTGATAATGAAGTACAGCAAATGACTGTAAAATCACTGGGCTTTACACCAAACCTTAGTTTTCAATATAACTTTTAG
- a CDS encoding FecR domain-containing protein, translated as MEKEQLIRKWLDNELTESELQAFKNLEEYDQYIRISDTVKNLEIPTYNIDTQLEVLQARIEAKKSKVIWLKPFLRIAAVLILFVGVYFAVSQRSTSIEHYTHIAQKETITLPDNSTVMLNAMSSISYDENTWEAQRNVSLEGEAYFKVSKGTTFNVTTTNGTVTVLGTQFNIKNRDEYFDVVCYEGSVKVTTAAQEVILKAGDRFRESVLIAGTKITNTPKTPSWTYNESSFEKTPLKEVIAELERQYQVQVDVNEVFSQELFTGTFTHDNLDIALKSISLPFNLTYTKEENKVTLARD; from the coding sequence ATGGAAAAAGAACAATTAATACGTAAATGGCTCGATAATGAGCTTACCGAGAGTGAGCTTCAAGCATTTAAAAATCTTGAAGAATATGATCAGTATATCCGTATTTCTGATACTGTCAAGAACCTAGAAATCCCTACTTACAATATAGACACTCAACTTGAGGTGTTGCAGGCACGTATAGAGGCTAAGAAATCTAAAGTGATTTGGCTAAAACCTTTTCTTCGTATCGCAGCAGTACTTATCCTATTTGTAGGTGTTTACTTTGCTGTATCACAAAGATCTACTAGTATTGAGCACTACACTCATATTGCCCAAAAAGAAACCATCACATTGCCCGACAACTCTACAGTGATGCTCAACGCAATGTCTTCTATTTCTTATGATGAAAATACTTGGGAAGCACAACGCAATGTATCTCTAGAAGGAGAGGCATATTTCAAAGTGTCTAAGGGAACTACATTTAACGTTACGACTACAAATGGGACTGTAACGGTATTAGGAACACAGTTTAATATCAAAAATAGAGACGAATACTTTGACGTAGTGTGTTATGAAGGTTCTGTAAAAGTTACAACCGCGGCACAGGAAGTAATATTAAAAGCTGGAGACCGCTTTCGCGAAAGCGTACTCATAGCAGGAACTAAAATCACAAATACTCCCAAAACACCGTCATGGACGTATAATGAAAGTTCGTTTGAAAAAACTCCTTTAAAAGAAGTGATTGCAGAACTAGAAAGACAATATCAAGTTCAAGTTGATGTAAACGAAGTATTTTCTCAAGAACTATTTACAGGTACATTTACCCATGACAATCTAGATATTGCTCTAAAATCTATAAGTCTACCTTTTAATTTAACCTATACCAAAGAGGAAAATAAGGTAACTTTAGCTCGTGATTAA
- a CDS encoding sigma-70 family RNA polymerase sigma factor yields MKKGDNKGVCHETIYNRVFKAHSKNLYNFLYYKFGNDYNPEDKVQEAFIKLWENCSKVSEEKAKSYLFTIANNLTLNAYAHKKVVLKFKKNIPKGYTNETPEFVLEEQEYQQKLEKAIANLTEAQRTAFLLNRVEGKKHKEIAALLGISTKAVEKRIYGALKKLKVEIAELR; encoded by the coding sequence ATGAAGAAAGGAGACAACAAAGGTGTTTGCCACGAAACTATCTATAATAGGGTCTTTAAAGCGCATTCTAAAAATCTTTATAATTTTCTTTACTACAAATTTGGGAACGACTATAATCCCGAAGATAAAGTACAAGAGGCATTTATCAAGCTCTGGGAAAACTGCTCAAAAGTTTCTGAAGAGAAAGCAAAAAGCTATCTATTTACCATAGCAAATAACCTCACGCTTAATGCCTATGCACACAAGAAGGTGGTCTTAAAATTTAAAAAGAATATCCCCAAAGGATATACAAATGAGACTCCAGAATTTGTACTTGAGGAACAAGAATACCAACAAAAACTTGAAAAAGCGATTGCAAATCTCACAGAGGCGCAACGAACCGCTTTTTTACTAAACCGTGTAGAAGGAAAAAAACACAAGGAAATTGCAGCGCTCTTAGGTATATCTACAAAGGCAGTAGAAAAAAGAATTTACGGAGCTTTAAAAAAATTAAAGGTAGAAATTGCAGAGCTCAGGTAG
- a CDS encoding LamG domain-containing protein produces the protein MQIIASSFLRHLQRPLLLMLLCMTIGCQDDLNEQSSIEGGVEDNVNAQLMQLMHNVALNDGSHDDIIDRASCLELVLPVTVTINNADIIVNHTGDFETIAALFEQQGNADDYTIDFPVTVITSTHDQVVVASQIALNELVEACGQTTQNDADIECVDFVYPFGFSTFDPEFTIANVVSVQSDRELLSFVNTVQGSNLVTAINFPIVMRAHDDTTQEMSSHSTLSSALVEASSSCEEDDTYHFEEDVCLESEVNDFLMSCYWQITSYNNEDTLSNYVFSFGTNNYLLYFDTNIIAEATWSTSAIASGVRLSFLDLPVLHTNIGGNWTVTQCDEETLLLEKGDDIMTLERNCFQEPLDCFVSAVLNVCDNGQEGEATFDLTETLLDCDTSEVNIAYYYTREDASNQTNAISNPTNYTTTTSPEQLWVRATLLSDTSEFKIFFINLTVVDCCSNPQDYLNDLVIYMPLSEYPVELISGYVNSAAINECVVDRDGSDHCAISFNQDSFTIPVTRENSIVQGDQYTISVWFKMQNTNSGDVEIIFQKGTDASQEGFALGVTNFNTPTFFTSDFQIVDEDWSNEADVEWMNTDWHHLAITVDGANTVKLYRDGILRNEVINAALDIGSTALNEYTLGQNFLGHVDDLRVYKNALNATEIQQLFALGGDCYTCL, from the coding sequence ATGCAAATCATAGCATCCTCATTCTTAAGACATTTACAGCGACCATTGTTATTGATGCTATTATGCATGACAATAGGGTGTCAAGATGATCTTAATGAACAAAGCTCAATCGAGGGAGGTGTAGAAGACAATGTGAACGCACAGTTAATGCAATTAATGCATAATGTCGCTCTTAATGATGGGTCTCATGATGATATTATTGATAGGGCATCTTGCTTAGAGCTTGTCTTGCCAGTTACTGTCACTATAAATAATGCAGATATTATAGTAAACCACACAGGCGATTTTGAAACCATAGCAGCACTTTTTGAGCAACAAGGAAATGCAGATGATTATACTATTGATTTTCCTGTCACAGTTATAACGTCTACGCATGATCAAGTTGTGGTTGCATCACAGATAGCCCTCAATGAACTCGTAGAAGCTTGCGGACAGACTACACAAAATGACGCAGATATAGAATGTGTTGATTTTGTATACCCTTTTGGCTTTAGCACTTTTGATCCAGAATTTACTATTGCAAATGTAGTCAGTGTACAGAGCGATAGAGAATTGCTATCCTTTGTAAATACTGTACAAGGAAGTAATCTTGTAACAGCTATTAATTTTCCTATTGTTATGAGAGCTCATGATGATACAACGCAGGAGATGTCAAGCCATAGTACGTTATCATCTGCGCTGGTAGAAGCTTCTTCGAGTTGTGAGGAAGATGATACCTATCATTTTGAGGAAGATGTATGTTTGGAGAGTGAGGTAAACGATTTTCTCATGAGTTGTTACTGGCAGATAACTTCTTACAATAATGAAGATACGCTTAGTAATTATGTATTTTCTTTTGGTACAAATAATTACCTTTTATATTTTGACACTAATATTATAGCAGAGGCAACATGGTCTACTTCTGCAATAGCTTCTGGTGTTAGACTTAGCTTTTTAGATCTTCCTGTTTTACATACAAATATTGGTGGTAACTGGACGGTAACACAATGTGATGAAGAGACCCTTTTATTAGAGAAAGGCGATGATATAATGACGCTTGAGCGAAACTGCTTTCAAGAGCCATTAGATTGTTTTGTTAGTGCTGTACTAAATGTATGTGATAATGGTCAAGAAGGTGAGGCTACCTTTGACCTAACAGAAACACTTCTAGACTGCGACACCTCAGAAGTAAATATTGCATATTACTACACCCGAGAGGATGCTAGCAACCAAACAAATGCGATATCAAACCCTACCAATTATACTACAACTACTAGTCCAGAGCAGCTATGGGTGCGAGCAACACTTTTAAGTGATACAAGTGAGTTTAAAATATTTTTTATCAATCTTACTGTAGTAGATTGTTGCAGTAATCCACAAGATTATCTTAATGATCTCGTGATTTATATGCCTTTATCTGAATATCCCGTAGAGCTTATAAGTGGTTATGTAAACAGCGCTGCTATAAATGAATGTGTCGTAGATAGAGATGGCTCCGATCACTGCGCAATTAGTTTTAATCAGGATTCATTTACAATACCTGTTACTAGAGAAAATAGTATTGTACAAGGGGATCAGTATACTATAAGTGTCTGGTTTAAAATGCAAAATACAAACTCCGGAGATGTAGAAATTATATTTCAAAAGGGTACAGATGCAAGTCAAGAAGGATTTGCTCTAGGTGTGACTAACTTTAATACGCCAACTTTCTTTACAAGTGATTTTCAAATTGTAGATGAAGATTGGAGTAATGAAGCAGATGTAGAGTGGATGAATACCGACTGGCATCATCTAGCAATAACCGTAGATGGTGCAAACACTGTGAAACTTTACAGAGACGGTATTCTTCGTAACGAGGTTATTAATGCCGCACTTGACATAGGTAGTACTGCATTAAATGAATATACACTTGGCCAGAATTTCTTAGGTCACGTGGATGATCTTAGAGTGTACAAGAATGCATTAAACGCCACCGAAATTCAGCAACTCTTTGCTCTAGGAGGTGATTGCTATACCTGCTTGTAG
- a CDS encoding DUF3575 domain-containing protein, producing MRQLITLSLLLFCTTMFAQEQFEKSNFSELKLNGLSTALGTIDVEFERTINENSSFGTSLFTTFNDSGAAFQYEYDSGITGFYRRYLSKKYASGLFVEGFTMFHSTKILEPYTTPDTDNNLLIGLGVGYKWISKEGIILQANFGMGRNVFETNQDKVSGRAGISIGYRFK from the coding sequence ATGAGACAATTAATCACTTTATCATTACTATTATTTTGTACTACTATGTTTGCACAAGAACAGTTTGAAAAATCAAATTTTTCAGAATTAAAATTAAACGGGCTCTCTACCGCCTTAGGTACAATTGACGTAGAATTTGAAAGAACAATTAATGAGAACTCTTCTTTTGGGACATCATTATTTACCACTTTTAATGACTCCGGCGCAGCATTTCAATATGAATATGACAGTGGAATCACTGGTTTCTATAGACGCTATTTGAGCAAGAAATATGCTAGCGGACTTTTTGTTGAAGGTTTTACAATGTTTCACAGTACCAAAATCCTTGAGCCTTATACTACACCAGATACAGATAATAATCTACTTATAGGTTTAGGTGTAGGTTACAAGTGGATTTCAAAAGAAGGAATCATTTTACAAGCAAATTTTGGAATGGGAAGAAACGTTTTTGAAACCAACCAAGATAAAGTGAGTGGTAGAGCGGGAATTAGTATAGGCTATCGTTTCAAGTAA
- the fahA gene encoding fumarylacetoacetase, with translation MPLSANDPSRKTWLETPKNTDFPIQNIPFGVFLTRDDVITIGTRIGDYAIDLGALHQLGYFEGIPLTDDIFLQDTLNDFIADGRKTWRLVRNRIAEIFEETNESLRNNKKDCEVVIFKMEEVEMQLPVQIGDYTDFYSSIEHATNVGTMFRGEENALMPNWLHLPVAYHGRSSSVIPSGIPVHRPNGQKLPNGATEPIFGPSRLVDFELEMAFITTDANNLGESITTADAEENIFGLVLFNDWSARDIQKWEYVPLGPFLAKNFASSISPWIVTLDALEPFRVESPKPKKELLPYLQYEGKKSFDINLEVALQPEGKKETTVCKSNFKYMYWNMSQQLAHHTVNGCPVNAGDMMGSGTLSGKTPDSYGSMLELSWRGEKPVKLEEGGDRKFIEDNDTVIIRGYSKTKDYPRIGFGEVSTKLLPVFEPKTK, from the coding sequence ATGCCACTATCTGCTAACGATCCCTCTAGAAAAACTTGGCTCGAAACGCCAAAAAATACAGATTTCCCAATACAGAACATTCCTTTTGGTGTATTCTTAACGCGTGATGACGTTATTACAATAGGGACGCGTATAGGTGATTACGCAATAGATCTTGGTGCTTTACACCAGTTAGGTTACTTTGAAGGTATCCCACTTACAGATGATATTTTTTTACAAGACACACTCAATGATTTTATTGCAGATGGCCGTAAAACATGGAGATTAGTACGTAACCGCATTGCCGAAATTTTTGAGGAAACAAACGAATCTTTACGTAATAATAAGAAAGATTGTGAAGTTGTAATTTTCAAAATGGAAGAAGTTGAGATGCAATTACCTGTACAAATAGGTGATTATACAGATTTCTACTCAAGTATAGAGCATGCTACAAATGTAGGAACCATGTTCCGCGGTGAGGAAAATGCTTTGATGCCTAACTGGCTCCATTTACCTGTTGCATATCACGGGAGAAGTTCTTCTGTAATACCATCAGGAATTCCGGTACACCGTCCTAACGGTCAGAAATTACCTAACGGAGCTACAGAGCCTATTTTTGGCCCATCAAGATTAGTAGATTTTGAACTAGAGATGGCTTTTATTACTACAGATGCAAATAATCTAGGTGAATCTATCACTACGGCAGATGCCGAAGAAAATATTTTTGGACTTGTACTCTTTAATGACTGGAGTGCTCGAGATATTCAAAAATGGGAGTATGTGCCACTGGGACCATTTCTTGCAAAAAACTTTGCCTCTTCAATCTCTCCTTGGATTGTAACTCTTGATGCACTTGAGCCTTTCCGCGTTGAAAGCCCTAAGCCTAAAAAAGAATTACTTCCTTACTTACAATATGAAGGAAAGAAAAGTTTTGATATCAATCTTGAAGTAGCATTACAACCAGAAGGAAAGAAAGAGACTACGGTTTGTAAATCTAACTTTAAGTATATGTACTGGAACATGAGCCAGCAACTAGCGCACCATACTGTAAATGGATGCCCTGTAAATGCTGGAGATATGATGGGAAGCGGTACACTATCTGGAAAAACACCAGATTCTTACGGATCTATGCTCGAGTTATCATGGAGAGGAGAAAAGCCTGTCAAACTTGAAGAAGGTGGTGATCGTAAGTTTATTGAAGATAATGACACAGTAATTATACGTGGTTACTCTAAAACAAAGGATTATCCACGCATAGGTTTTGGCGAGGTTTCGACAAAATTACTTCCTGTATTTGAGCCTAAAACTAAATAG
- the glyA gene encoding serine hydroxymethyltransferase produces the protein MQRDTAIFDLIQEEKERQLNGLELIASENFVSDQVMEAAGSVLTNKYAEGYPGKRYYGGCEVVDEVETLAIERAKELFGAAYANVQPHSGSQANTAVFHACLKPGDKFLGFDLAHGGHLTHGSPVNFSGRLYNPVFYGVEKETGLLNYDKIQEIATKEQPKMIIAGASAYSREIDYKRFREIADSVGAILLADVAHPAGLIAKGIIADPIPHCHVVTTTTHKTLRGPRGGMIMMGKDFENPFGIKLKSGKLRMMSSLLDSGIFPGNQGGPLMHVIGAKAIAFGEALTDEFLHYMVQVKKNATTLADALVLKGYDIISGGTDNHMMLIDLRNKDVTGKAAEEALGKADITVNKNMVPFDDKSPFVTSGIRIGTAAITTRGLVEGDMHEIANFIDKAIQHHDNDEVLENVAKSVNEMMGHRPLFKA, from the coding sequence ATGCAACGTGATACTGCCATTTTTGACCTAATACAAGAAGAAAAAGAACGCCAATTAAACGGACTAGAACTTATTGCTTCAGAAAACTTTGTAAGTGACCAAGTAATGGAAGCTGCAGGTTCTGTGTTAACAAACAAATATGCCGAAGGTTACCCAGGAAAAAGATATTACGGTGGTTGTGAAGTAGTAGACGAGGTAGAGACACTTGCTATAGAACGCGCAAAGGAACTCTTTGGAGCTGCATATGCAAACGTACAGCCACACTCTGGATCGCAAGCAAACACAGCAGTGTTTCATGCATGTTTAAAGCCAGGAGATAAATTTTTAGGTTTTGATCTTGCACACGGTGGTCACCTTACGCATGGATCTCCAGTAAACTTTTCTGGACGTTTGTATAACCCAGTTTTTTATGGAGTAGAGAAGGAAACGGGACTACTTAATTATGATAAAATACAAGAGATAGCAACAAAGGAGCAGCCTAAGATGATTATTGCTGGAGCTTCTGCATACTCTCGTGAGATAGATTATAAACGCTTTCGCGAAATTGCTGACTCAGTAGGAGCAATCCTTCTTGCAGATGTTGCACACCCAGCAGGTCTTATCGCAAAAGGAATCATTGCAGATCCTATTCCACACTGTCACGTAGTAACAACTACCACACACAAAACCCTAAGAGGACCACGCGGTGGAATGATCATGATGGGGAAGGATTTTGAAAATCCTTTTGGAATCAAATTAAAGAGTGGAAAGCTAAGAATGATGTCTTCATTGTTAGATAGTGGTATTTTTCCTGGGAACCAAGGAGGGCCATTAATGCACGTGATAGGAGCAAAGGCAATCGCCTTTGGAGAAGCACTTACAGATGAGTTTTTACACTATATGGTACAGGTTAAGAAAAATGCCACCACGCTGGCAGATGCACTTGTGCTTAAAGGATACGACATTATATCTGGAGGTACAGATAATCATATGATGCTTATAGATCTACGCAACAAAGATGTAACAGGTAAAGCTGCCGAAGAAGCACTAGGGAAAGCAGATATTACGGTAAATAAAAATATGGTACCATTTGATGACAAGTCACCATTTGTAACTTCAGGTATACGTATAGGTACCGCAGCAATTACTACACGTGGTCTTGTAGAAGGTGATATGCACGAGATTGCAAACTTTATAGACAAGGCAATACAGCACCACGATAATGACGAGGTGCTAGAAAACGTTGCAAAAAGTGTGAACGAGATGATGGGGCACAGACCATTGTTTAAAGCATAA
- a CDS encoding nucleoside triphosphate pyrophosphohydrolase family protein has protein sequence MKNKIAAVTLFHDTYGLDRKDKPTANLPQSKNELRFNLMKEENEEYLEAANAGDLVEVADALGDMLYILCGTIIEHGMQDKIEEVFNEIQRSNMSKLGADGKPIYREDGKVLKGPNYFKPDIKSILDK, from the coding sequence ATGAAAAATAAAATAGCCGCCGTAACATTATTTCATGACACTTATGGTCTTGATCGAAAAGATAAACCTACCGCAAATCTCCCGCAATCTAAAAATGAACTACGCTTTAACCTCATGAAAGAGGAAAATGAAGAGTATCTAGAAGCTGCAAACGCTGGTGACCTAGTAGAAGTGGCAGATGCGCTAGGGGATATGCTGTATATTTTATGCGGAACGATTATCGAGCATGGTATGCAAGATAAAATTGAAGAAGTTTTTAATGAAATCCAGCGCTCAAATATGAGTAAACTAGGAGCCGATGGAAAACCTATCTATCGCGAAGATGGAAAAGTGCTTAAGGGACCTAATTATTTTAAGCCAGATATTAAAAGTATACTTGATAAGTAA
- a CDS encoding OmpH family outer membrane protein: MKKIVLGMFVVLFTATAFAQSKIGTVDADFILSKMPELTGANEKVKAYNLDLETQMKAKIEDYEAKVKLYQSGQATFTDADKKTKQGEIIALEEDISKFRQNGAQLLQLKQSEVVQPLYKKIGEMVTVVAKEQGYSHILTIGNNNNFAYADPASDITMAVLTKLGITVEE; this comes from the coding sequence ATGAAAAAAATCGTACTTGGAATGTTTGTAGTCCTATTTACTGCAACCGCTTTTGCTCAAAGCAAAATAGGAACTGTAGATGCCGACTTCATTCTCTCAAAAATGCCTGAACTTACAGGAGCCAATGAAAAAGTAAAAGCTTACAATCTTGATCTTGAAACGCAAATGAAAGCAAAGATTGAAGACTATGAAGCAAAGGTAAAACTATACCAAAGCGGTCAAGCGACTTTTACAGATGCAGACAAGAAAACAAAACAAGGAGAAATCATCGCTCTTGAAGAAGATATCTCAAAATTTCGTCAGAATGGCGCTCAACTTTTACAATTAAAGCAATCTGAAGTTGTACAACCACTTTACAAGAAAATAGGAGAAATGGTAACTGTAGTTGCTAAGGAGCAAGGATACTCACATATCCTTACTATAGGTAACAACAATAACTTTGCATATGCAGACCCTGCATCAGACATTACAATGGCTGTTCTTACTAAACTAGGAATCACAGTAGAAGAGTAA